A stretch of Janibacter endophyticus DNA encodes these proteins:
- a CDS encoding ABC transporter permease has translation MTQRLAAGAVFGSLLPLALLSLVIGASEVSLGAALRDLSGDDAFLLLTTRIPRTLAVLLTGASLGIAGLIMQMLVRNKFVEPSTTGVTEFASLGVLLTIIFLPGISVMGRAGVAAAFALLGTWVFLRVVRFVPVRQLVLVPLVGIMLGGVVGAVTTFFAYRLDLLQSLSQWSQGSFAGVMRGRYELVWLAGAMTIVAWFAADRFSVIGMGEDFATSLGLDYRKVVALGMVVVAVITAAVLVTAGMLPFLGLVVPNIVSLIIGDNVRRAIPWVAGLGASFLLACDLVARTVRQPYEIPLSVVVGIIGAGLFLWLLLRRGSRAH, from the coding sequence GTGACGCAGCGGCTTGCGGCGGGGGCGGTCTTCGGCTCGCTCCTGCCGCTCGCGCTGCTCAGCCTCGTCATCGGCGCGTCCGAGGTGTCGCTGGGCGCTGCCCTGCGAGACCTCTCCGGCGACGACGCCTTCCTGCTCCTGACCACCCGGATCCCGCGCACGCTCGCCGTCCTGCTCACCGGGGCGTCGCTCGGCATCGCCGGGCTCATCATGCAGATGCTCGTCCGCAACAAGTTCGTCGAGCCGAGCACGACGGGGGTCACCGAGTTCGCCTCGCTCGGCGTGCTCCTCACGATCATCTTCCTGCCGGGCATCTCGGTCATGGGCCGGGCCGGTGTCGCCGCCGCCTTCGCGCTGCTCGGGACGTGGGTCTTCCTGCGGGTCGTGCGGTTCGTGCCGGTGCGCCAGCTCGTCCTCGTGCCGCTCGTCGGCATCATGCTCGGGGGCGTCGTCGGCGCGGTGACGACCTTCTTCGCCTACCGGCTCGACCTGCTGCAGTCGCTCTCGCAGTGGAGCCAGGGCAGCTTTGCCGGGGTGATGAGGGGCCGCTACGAGCTCGTCTGGCTCGCCGGCGCGATGACGATCGTCGCGTGGTTCGCCGCCGACCGCTTCAGCGTCATCGGCATGGGTGAGGACTTCGCGACGAGCCTCGGTCTGGACTACCGCAAGGTCGTGGCGCTCGGCATGGTCGTCGTCGCCGTCATCACCGCGGCCGTCCTCGTGACCGCCGGCATGCTGCCCTTCCTCGGGCTCGTCGTGCCCAACATCGTCAGCCTGATCATCGGTGACAACGTGCGCCGGGCCATCCCCTGGGTCGCCGGGCTCGGAGCGAGCTTCCTGCTCGCCTGCGACCTCGTCGCCCGGACCGTGCGGCAGCCCTACGAGATCCCGCTGTCGGTCGTCGTCGGGATCATCGGCGCCGGGCTCTTCCTGTGGCTCCTGCTGCGAAGGGGGAGCCGTGCTCACTGA
- a CDS encoding iron chelate uptake ABC transporter family permease subunit, with product MLTDAWRRPAVRLGVLAAAVVVLAALYLLTDVPGSYPYALKIRSRTLMAMAVVSVAVGVSTVVFHTITQNRILTPSIMGFDALYMLISTVIVFAAGSAAFLRADEVTLWAVQVLVMVAFSVLLFTWMFGGRRRSIHLMLLVGIVLGTFFRAFTEWMQRMLDPLDFQVLTDTMYASLTRPDRTLLWLTAGLVVLAVLAVLPLTRILDVLSLGEPIAVGLGVEHRRVVMILFGTVSVMVAASTALVGPILFFGLIVANLAYSYAGTFRHAWTLPTAVLLGMLSLLGAQLVLDRLLGFGGALAQIIEFAGGLFFLYLVLRKGAR from the coding sequence GTGCTCACTGATGCCTGGCGTCGCCCCGCTGTCCGGCTAGGCGTGCTCGCGGCGGCCGTCGTCGTCCTCGCTGCCCTCTACCTGCTCACCGACGTGCCCGGGTCGTACCCGTACGCGCTGAAGATCCGCTCGCGCACGCTCATGGCCATGGCGGTCGTGTCCGTCGCGGTCGGTGTCTCGACCGTCGTCTTCCACACGATCACGCAGAACCGCATCCTCACGCCGTCGATCATGGGCTTCGACGCGCTGTACATGCTCATCTCGACGGTCATCGTCTTCGCGGCGGGGTCCGCGGCCTTCCTGCGTGCCGACGAGGTGACGCTGTGGGCGGTGCAGGTGCTCGTCATGGTCGCCTTCAGCGTCCTGCTCTTCACCTGGATGTTCGGCGGCAGGCGCCGCTCGATCCACCTCATGCTGCTCGTCGGCATCGTCCTCGGGACCTTCTTCCGCGCCTTCACCGAGTGGATGCAGCGGATGCTCGACCCGCTCGACTTCCAGGTCCTGACCGACACGATGTACGCGTCGCTCACCCGCCCCGACCGGACGCTGCTGTGGCTCACGGCGGGCCTCGTCGTGCTCGCCGTGCTGGCCGTCCTGCCGCTGACCCGGATCCTCGACGTCCTGAGCCTCGGCGAGCCGATCGCCGTCGGTCTCGGGGTCGAGCACCGCCGGGTCGTCATGATCCTCTTCGGCACGGTCTCGGTCATGGTCGCGGCCTCGACCGCGCTCGTCGGGCCGATCCTCTTCTTCGGTCTCATCGTCGCGAACCTCGCCTACAGCTACGCAGGTACCTTCCGGCACGCCTGGACCCTGCCGACCGCGGTCCTGCTCGGCATGCTCTCGCTGCTCGGTGCCCAGCTCGTCCTCGACCGCCTCCTCGGCTTCGGGGGTGCGCTCGCGCAGATCATCGAGTTCGCCGGCGGTCTCTTCTTCCTCTACCTCGTCCTGCGCAAGGGAGCCCGATGA
- a CDS encoding iron ABC transporter ATP-binding protein, which yields MITLDAVTKRYGSTTVLDACTTTFGDEGVTALIGPNGAGKSTLLGIIGRLITPEEGSVHIDGMDVRTEPSMTLARTLAVLRQDNHITARLTVRDLIEFGRFPHSKGRLTAECREHVDRAIEYLGLEPYLDRYLDELSGGQRQRAYIAMVLAQDTRYVLLDEPLNNLDLRHMAEIMRLVRRMAEDLGKRVVVVLHDINFAARYADRIVAMRDGRIVADAPASEVMTTEVLRDVYDAEVEVVEVDGLPVALYYT from the coding sequence ATGATCACCCTCGACGCCGTCACCAAGCGCTACGGCAGCACCACCGTCCTCGACGCCTGCACGACGACCTTCGGCGACGAAGGGGTGACCGCCCTCATCGGTCCCAACGGTGCCGGCAAGTCCACCCTGCTCGGCATCATCGGCCGGCTCATCACGCCGGAGGAGGGCAGCGTGCACATCGACGGCATGGACGTGCGGACCGAGCCCTCGATGACCCTCGCGCGCACCCTCGCGGTGCTGCGCCAGGACAACCACATCACCGCGCGGCTCACCGTGCGCGACCTCATCGAGTTCGGCCGGTTCCCCCACTCGAAGGGCCGCCTCACCGCCGAGTGCCGCGAGCACGTCGACCGGGCGATCGAGTACCTCGGGCTCGAGCCCTACCTCGACCGCTACCTCGACGAGCTCTCCGGCGGGCAGCGGCAGCGCGCCTACATCGCCATGGTGCTCGCCCAGGACACCCGTTACGTCCTGCTCGACGAGCCGCTGAACAACCTCGACCTGCGGCACATGGCCGAGATCATGCGGCTCGTGCGGCGGATGGCCGAGGACCTCGGCAAGCGGGTCGTCGTCGTGCTCCACGACATCAACTTCGCAGCCCGCTACGCCGACCGGATCGTCGCGATGCGCGACGGGCGGATCGTCGCCGACGCCCCCGCCTCCGAGGTCATGACGACCGAGGTGCTGCGCGACGTCTACGACGCCGAGGTCGAGGTCGTCGAGGTCGACGGGCTGCCGGTCGCCCTCTACTACACCTGA